The Crocinitomicaceae bacterium sequence GGTGGTTATGTATGCGCCATTCGTTGCGCTCAACTTGGATTCAAAACGGCTATCATTGAAAAATATAATACCCTTGGCGGTACTTGTTTGAATGTTGGTTGTATTCCTTCAAAGGCTCTTCTTGATAGCTCAGAACATTATCACAACGCTGCGCACAATTTTGACAAGCACGGTATTCAAATTCCGGAAATAAAAATTGACATGAAGAAAATGATTGAACGTAAAAGTTCAGTTGTTTCTCAAACTTGTGACGGTATCAAATTTCTGATGGATAAAAACAAAATTGATGTTCACCATGGTACAGGTTCATTCGTTGACAAAACGCACGTAAAAGTAACGGCAGCTGACGGAAAAGAAACGGTGCTTGAAACTAAATTTACCGTGATTGCCACTGGTTCAAAACCTAATTATTTTCCGGGCATGGAGCCTGATAAAAAACGTATCATCACATCAACTGAAATGCTGAATCTTGATGAGGTGGCAAAAAATTTAATCGTGATTGGAGGCGGGGTGATTGGCTTAGAATTAGGCAGTGTTCACGCACGTCTCGGCGCGAAGGTAGAGGTGATTGAATTTGCTGATACGATTATTCCAACGATGGATCGCGCATTAGGAAAAGAACTGATTAAGGTGCTGAAAAAAGAGGGATTCAGTTTTAATTTCCAACACAAAGTACAGTCTGTAAAAAACACGGGGAAAGGTGTTGAAGTAACCGCCTTGAATCCAAAAGGTGAGAGTGTTGTTTTTAAAGGTGACTACTGTTTAGTTGCGGTAGGAAGAAAACCTTATACAGAAGGACTTGGATTAGATAAAATTGGTATCACACCGGATAAACGCGGCATGATTGAAGTGAATGATCACCTTCAAACAACTGTGCCGGGCATATATGCCATTGGTGATGTTGTGCGCGGCCCTATGCTGGCTCACAAGGCAGAAGATGAAGGAGTGATGGTTGCCGAATTATTAGCCGGACAAAAACCGCATATTGATTATAATTTGATTCCGGGTGTTGTTTATACCTGGCCTGAAGTTGCTGCGGTAGGAAAAACTGAAGAGGAATTAACCGCCGCCGGTGTCCCTATTAAAGTGGGGTCATTTCCAATGAAAGCTCTCGGTCGTGCAAGAGCAAGTATGGATTTGATGGGCTTTGTAAAAATCATTGCACATGCTGAAACGGATGAAGTATTAGGTGTTCACATGATTGCTGCACGCGCAGCTGATATGATCATGGAAGCGTGCACTGCAATGGAGTTCCGCGCATCGGCTGAAGATTTAGCGCGCATGGTTCACCCCCATCCAACTTTTACTGAAGCAATCAAAGAAGCTGCTATGGATGCAACCGCAAAGCGGGCAATGCATATCTGATCTGAAATCAAATTCACTTGCTTTATCCTTTGAATTGTTTTGCATCAAGATGACCACAAGCCAACATTGAACTGATGGCATTTATTTAAGGTTTTCATTTTATTTACTACATTTAGCTCATGCCAAAACTCGTGTCTGTACTATTTGTATGGTTGACTCTTGCTGTGTCTGCACAAGAGGGCACTATCGTTGTCACGCCAGACAATGCCGGCAATTCTTTTGGTAATCAAGTTCTCATTTTTGAAGATGTGAATCATGAATTTCAGGCCAATGATGTTCTGAATTTTCCGGATGATTCCTTTGATGTAAAAGAATTTGAGATGCCAAATCTTGATTTTACTACTTCACGTTGGTGGCTAAAATTTTCAATCGTCAATCAAACCCTGAACCCAAATTTGATGATTGAAGTTGCACGACCAGTTACAAACAAAGCTTTTCTTTATGAGGTGAAACAAGATTCGACACAACTGCTTTATCAAAGCGGTGATGATTATCCTTTTGATAAGAAAATCATTCCACATAGAAAAAATATTTTTCCCATCTATATTAATGAAGGTCAAGCGCAGGGATATCTGATAGAATTAGAAAGTGACGGAGAGGTAATCAATCTACCTTTGCGTGTATATGAAAAGACAGGGTTTTTTGAATCAGATTATCGGCACCAATTTTCATTTGGTTTTTATTATGGCATCATGCTATTGGTTGTCTTTATATACTTTTTCTTTTTTATTCTGCTGCGCGATAAATCATTTTTATACTATATCATTTACGTGTTTTTTCAAGCTGCCATGCAGTTTTCATTAGATGGTTATGCCTACCAATTTTTATTCCCTTCAGGCGGATATTTCACTAATCACATTCTCATTTTCAATGTTGCCGGCGCCATTGTATTTCTGCTATTTTACGTATCTGCATTTTTAAAAATTAAAGAGCGATCACCTGGCTTACTGCGCGTATATAAAGTTGCTCTGGTACTCGCATTATTGATTTGTGTAATGTCGTTTATTCCCGGAAAAGCCTACGAAATTTCTTTTCCGCTTATTAATGGAGTGAGTTTGTTGATGTCAATTCTGGCCATTATCTCTGTCTACTTAATGCGCAGAAAGGGTGAAAAAATTTGCAACTATTTCACCATGGCGTTTGCTGTTTTGATTTTGGGTGCTATACTTTTCATCTTAGGAAATTTCAACATTGCCGGTAATGCAGATTTTTCACAAGACACCCTTAAGATTGCATCTGCCCTTGAGGTAATCATTTTGAGCTTGAGTATGTCCAATAAATACCGTGATCTACAGAAAGAAAAAGAAGATGCACAGGCAATTGCATTACAAAGTTTGGAAGAGAAAAATGCGTTGATGGATCAAATCAATATCCGCCTCGAAAAACAAGTGAAAGAACGCACTGCGGAAATAGAACATCAGAAGCAGGAACTTGCTGAAATCAATGCAGAAATTTTGAGCAGTATTAAATACGCCAAACGAATTCAAACAGCAATTTTACCAGCGCCTGAACAAGCTGAAAAAATATTAGGAGAGCACTTTGTTTTCTATATGCCAAAAGATGTTGTCAGTGGAGATTTCTATTTTATTGAACAAGCAAATACAACAGATTCTTCACAAAAAAACTTTTCCATTTTTGCCGCAGTTGATTGTACCGGACATGGTGTACCCGGCGCATTTATGAGTATTGTGGGCAATAATTATCTGGTACAGGGATTAACCGAACCAACTGTAAATTCACCTGCCGATGCGTTGAATTTTTTGAATAAAGGTGTTGTAAAAGCCTTACGTCAAGATGCATCAAACAAAAGCACTGCTGTGCGAGACGGAATGGACATTGCTTTGTGCGCTCTAGAAAATAGTACAAAAACACTTCATTATGCCGGGGCAAAAAATCCGGTTTATGTGGTGAGAAATAATTCGGAAACAAATCCATTCGGCGAAAATATTCCTGAAAAAAATCTGCTTAAATCTGAAACATCTGACATTTGGTTGTACGAAGTGAAAGCAGATAAACACCCTATTGGCGCTTTCATGGATGAAGATCTGCAACCCTTCACCAACAAAGAGATTCCGGTTCAGTCAGGTGATATGATTTATGTTTTCACAGACGGATTTGCCGATCAGTTTGGTGGCAGCCATTTACCGGATGGACAAGGCAAAGGAAAAAAATATACATACAAACGCTTTAAGCAATTTCTGATGGCGGTATCTCATTTACCCGCTCAAGAACAATTCAAAAAACTGGAAACCGAATTTGCCCGCTGGAAAGGCGACACCGAACAGATTGATGATGTGCTGGTGATTGGGGTTAGGGTTGGGTGAGCAATTTATTGTTGCTACACATCAGTTATCACGTCAAAGCCCTTAAAGCTTCCCACAATTGCCAACCCGATAATTTTTTTTGCAATTTTTCTGTCTTTAATTTTACCGGCTATTTGATTCAAGGTTGAGCCTGATCCAACTGCGTCATCAATCAGCAATAGGTTTTTATAGGTAGCCAGACTCTGCACAGCAAAGGTGTTTTCAGCATTTGAAATACGATCTTCAATTTTGTTTAATGACTTTTGAGGTACGGGAATAATGCCACTGATTTTTCTGATCTCTATTTGAGGTAATGTGATTTTTAATCCCGTTGCCAAAACTTTCATCAATTGCGTTTCTCTCTTGATTGTTGGGGGCACATAAGCAATTGCATCAATTTTATAATCGTTAATAATCACATCGATTTTTGGTTTAATTTCGGCAATGAGCATGTTCATCAACATCCTGCTTTGCCCTTGCTTTGCATAATGCAAAATGGTACCAAGCCGTGTTTTTCCAAACCTCTCTATGGCATAAAAATCCAGATACAAAAGTTCATCAAGATATATTTTCTCATACCCTTTTGTATTTTTAATTTTTTCAAGACCAGATATCAGCCCATCTTTATCTCGGTACAAATGATATTTGATATTGGTCTGAATAAATTCTGTTACAGTTTTTTTGAATGGGAGATTTCTTTTTCTACACCACAGCTCAAAGCCCGCAGCTCCATTAAGCATCTCACCAATTTCAGTTATCAATAAAAAGTTCTCATCCAAGTATTGCCCTTCTTTCGCAGATATTTCCTGAAGCGGTCTTTTGACAATTATTGATTTGCTGATTTTGCGGTAAATTGTTTTGGGAGTTCGTCCAATTTTTTCAATAACATTTTCATCAACCAACTGGTTTAATGATTTGTGTACACTCTGTTTTGAAACAAATAGTTCATTGGCTATTTCTGTAACCGTGAGTTCTTTGTGCCTATTAAAAAGATCTCTTATTTTTTCTTTCGTTGACATAATATTCTCTTGAAATTCAAAGATATAAATAATTTACTATTTACTATCAATAGTCAATAGTAAACCAGTATGAACCAACCTAAATCCGTTGTTTTGAAAAATCAAATTTTACGTAGCAGACATATTTATGTACATAAACGTGCAGAGAACTCCATGTTTACGTACATAAAAGTGTTTCGATTCTTCTTAATTCACACGTGAAATGGGTCTGAGTCTGCGAGCGTGGGTACTGAAGTACATGAACTCACATCACCAAATATCCTCCCCCTTAATCCCCCTCCAGAGGGGGAAAGCCGCATCGCAAGGGTTTTGAAAAAGCGCGAACTCACGTCACTTCCTCTTTCCTTTGGAGAGAGGAAAGAGGAGTAAGGAAAAAAACGCAAAAGTTTTCTGAAATACACGAATTCACATCACCAATTATCCTCCCCCTTAATCCCCCTCCAGAGGGGGAAAGCCGCATCGCAAGGGTTTCCTAAAAGTGCGAACTAACGTCACTTCCTCTCTCTTGTGGAGTGAGGAAAGATGAGTGAGGAAAGAGGAGTGAGAAAAAAAATCAATAACACTTAAAATAATTAAACGGCTCACTGCACTCATTGCAACTGTACATAGCTTGACAAGGTGTTGAACCAAATGCGCTGATCATTTTGGTGTTGGTGGATTTGCAGCGTGGACACATTACGATTTTATTCCCAATAGTGGGCGGTGAAATGCCTTCAGCTAGTAATTTTGATTTTGTTTCATCACTTAACCAGTCCGTTGTCCAAACCGGATGAAGTTGTGAAATGATGTTGACTTTGTTGTATCCGTTTTCTGCGAGTTTTTCGCGAATCAGATCTTCAAATAATTTCTTTGCAGGACAACCAGTATAAGTGGGTGTAATTATCACCTCTACTGTTTGGCTGTCGGGGTATTCAACAATTTTTCTAATAACGCCTAATTCAACCAAACTGATTACCGGAATTTCCGGGTCGGGAACCTCGTTGAGGATTTCCCACAAATGGTTAAATTCCTTTTCTGTTACCATTTTGCATCCGGATACGCACGTGGTAAAAATTGCATTTCACTTAATAAATGCCCCAAATATTCGGTATGAAAACCATTGCGGTAATCATGCTGATAAATTTTTCTGATTTCCGGTTGTTGAAGATTTGATTCACTCAACGTAAGTGCAACTGCAGATAACCATATTTTTTCAAGTGACTGGGTATCGGGAATAAACTTACCGTCCAACTGATCAAAAGCAAACATTTCATGCACATATTTGTAAAAATGATTCAGCGCATTTTGTGTTCGTTGATTTGATTCGGGTGTTCC is a genomic window containing:
- the lpdA gene encoding dihydrolipoyl dehydrogenase produces the protein MQTKYDVVIIGSGPGGYVCAIRCAQLGFKTAIIEKYNTLGGTCLNVGCIPSKALLDSSEHYHNAAHNFDKHGIQIPEIKIDMKKMIERKSSVVSQTCDGIKFLMDKNKIDVHHGTGSFVDKTHVKVTAADGKETVLETKFTVIATGSKPNYFPGMEPDKKRIITSTEMLNLDEVAKNLIVIGGGVIGLELGSVHARLGAKVEVIEFADTIIPTMDRALGKELIKVLKKEGFSFNFQHKVQSVKNTGKGVEVTALNPKGESVVFKGDYCLVAVGRKPYTEGLGLDKIGITPDKRGMIEVNDHLQTTVPGIYAIGDVVRGPMLAHKAEDEGVMVAELLAGQKPHIDYNLIPGVVYTWPEVAAVGKTEEELTAAGVPIKVGSFPMKALGRARASMDLMGFVKIIAHAETDEVLGVHMIAARAADMIMEACTAMEFRASAEDLARMVHPHPTFTEAIKEAAMDATAKRAMHI
- a CDS encoding SpoIIE family protein phosphatase; this encodes MSVLFVWLTLAVSAQEGTIVVTPDNAGNSFGNQVLIFEDVNHEFQANDVLNFPDDSFDVKEFEMPNLDFTTSRWWLKFSIVNQTLNPNLMIEVARPVTNKAFLYEVKQDSTQLLYQSGDDYPFDKKIIPHRKNIFPIYINEGQAQGYLIELESDGEVINLPLRVYEKTGFFESDYRHQFSFGFYYGIMLLVVFIYFFFFILLRDKSFLYYIIYVFFQAAMQFSLDGYAYQFLFPSGGYFTNHILIFNVAGAIVFLLFYVSAFLKIKERSPGLLRVYKVALVLALLICVMSFIPGKAYEISFPLINGVSLLMSILAIISVYLMRRKGEKICNYFTMAFAVLILGAILFILGNFNIAGNADFSQDTLKIASALEVIILSLSMSNKYRDLQKEKEDAQAIALQSLEEKNALMDQINIRLEKQVKERTAEIEHQKQELAEINAEILSSIKYAKRIQTAILPAPEQAEKILGEHFVFYMPKDVVSGDFYFIEQANTTDSSQKNFSIFAAVDCTGHGVPGAFMSIVGNNYLVQGLTEPTVNSPADALNFLNKGVVKALRQDASNKSTAVRDGMDIALCALENSTKTLHYAGAKNPVYVVRNNSETNPFGENIPEKNLLKSETSDIWLYEVKADKHPIGAFMDEDLQPFTNKEIPVQSGDMIYVFTDGFADQFGGSHLPDGQGKGKKYTYKRFKQFLMAVSHLPAQEQFKKLETEFARWKGDTEQIDDVLVIGVRVG
- the paaJ gene encoding phenylacetate-CoA oxygenase subunit PaaJ, whose product is MVTEKEFNHLWEILNEVPDPEIPVISLVELGVIRKIVEYPDSQTVEVIITPTYTGCPAKKLFEDLIREKLAENGYNKVNIISQLHPVWTTDWLSDETKSKLLAEGISPPTIGNKIVMCPRCKSTNTKMISAFGSTPCQAMYSCNECSEPFNYFKCY